The nucleotide window TTTCGGTGGTATAGCGTACCAGGTTGCGCGGGTAGCCCATCGTGTCCATCACTTCGTTGCACACATCGACGCAGGCGGCACAGGCTATGCATTCATACTGTAATCCGTCGCGGATATCGATGCCGGTCGGGCAGACCTGTACGCATTTGTTGCAGCTGATGCAGTCGCCCAGGCCGGCCGCTTTCGCATCGCTGCCGCGGCGGCGGCCGCCGCGCGGTTCGCCACGGGTCTCGTCGTAGGCGATGATCAGCGTGTCGCGATCGAACATGGCTGACTGGAAGCGCGCGTAGGGACACATGTACTTGCATACCTGTTCGCGCATGAACCCGGCATTGCCATAGGTAGCGGCCGAATAAAACAGTATCCAGAAGGTCTCCCAGCCGCCCAGTGACAGGGTTGCCGTCTTTACCGCCAGCTGGTCGATCGGCGTGAAGTAGCCGACAAAAGTGAAACCGGTAAACAGCGAGAATGTGACCCATAGGAATTGCTTGGCCGCCTTGCGGCGAAACTTTGTAAGGCTCATCGGTGCCTTGTCCAGTTTCATGCGCTGGTGCCGTTTGCCCTCGGTCCAGCGTTCCATCCAGATATAGACCTCGGTCCAGACGGTTTGCGGGCAGGCGTAGCCGCACCAGACACGCCCGAACAGCGCCGTGAAGAAAAACAGCGACAGCGCTGCGGTAATCAGCAGTGCAGTGAGGTAAAACAAGTCCTGCGGCCACAGCGTGAGCCAGAAGACATGAAACTTGCGTGCGGGAAGATCGAACAGCACTGCCTGGCGCTCATCCCAGCGCAGCCACGGCACCAGGTAGTAAAGCCCGAGCAGCAGGAATACGGCCGCGGTACGCAGGCGCTGGAAGCGCCCGCTAACCTCACGCGGATGAATCTTCTGGCGCGCCTCGTACAGCGCGGTACTGTCGTTCACCTTTAGGGCGCCGCCTCGCGCGACAGTTGCAGAACATACGCTGCGACGATACGCGAGCGTTCTACGCCGAGCATTTCTTCGTGTGCCGGCATGCGGTTGTTTCGACCGTTGACGATACCGGTGCG belongs to Gammaproteobacteria bacterium and includes:
- the ccoG gene encoding cytochrome c oxidase accessory protein CcoG, which produces MYEARQKIHPREVSGRFQRLRTAAVFLLLGLYYLVPWLRWDERQAVLFDLPARKFHVFWLTLWPQDLFYLTALLITAALSLFFFTALFGRVWCGYACPQTVWTEVYIWMERWTEGKRHQRMKLDKAPMSLTKFRRKAAKQFLWVTFSLFTGFTFVGYFTPIDQLAVKTATLSLGGWETFWILFYSAATYGNAGFMREQVCKYMCPYARFQSAMFDRDTLIIAYDETRGEPRGGRRRGSDAKAAGLGDCISCNKCVQVCPTGIDIRDGLQYECIACAACVDVCNEVMDTMGYPRNLVRYTTENAVSGKDSNLLRPRILVYAALLLAVLTLTVVSIASRTPLRLDVIRDRNSLYRIVDAGYIENVYSLRIMNMDNNPHRLTVEVSGISGLDVETEPASISVPSGAIEAVAARISVPPNVASGGHDILIRITSADGSLTVEEPARFMAPVPQQ